CCCGCCATCGCCGACGCGGTCGAGCGCGACCGCAGCGACGCACGGCAGCTCGGCATCACCCACGTGCCCTCCTTCCTGGTCAACGACGAGCTGCTCATCGGTGCGCAATCCTTGGACACGCTTCGTCGGGTCATCGATGCCGCCGCGGTGAAGGCGCCTTGACGTGCTCGACATCGGCTACCTGGCTGCGTTTCTGGGTGGGGTGCTGGCGCTGCTCAACCCGTGCAACGCGCTGCTGTTGCCGTCGTTCTTCGCGTACGCCTTTTCTAGTCCGACGATGATGGTGGCGCGCACCGGTGTCTTCTATCTCGGCCTGGCCGCGGTCCTGGTCCCGTTGGGTGCGGGCACAGGCGGACTGGCGGCCATCCTCACCGAGCATCGGAGGGTGTTGATCGTTGCTGCCGGGACGGTGGTCATCGTTTTCGGCCTGGTTCAGATCCTCGGCGGCGGGTGGACTCTGGCGCCGGTGGTTCGCCTTCAGGCGCGAATGGCCCAGCGCAGCACCTGGATATCGACCGCCGGCCTGGGAGCGGCATACGGCCTGGCCGGCTTCTGTTCCGGCCCAATCCTGGGTGCGGTACTCACGGTGGCGGCCGCCGGCGCGGCCCCAGTGCGCGGTGGCGTGCTGCTGGCCGTCTACGCCGCCGGTATGACCGCGCCGCTGTTCCTATTGACTGCGGCGTGGCAGCGGTTCGACCTCGGGCATCGGAAATGGTTGCGTGGGAGGGCATTTCAGGTCGGTC
The Mycobacterium sp. 050128 genome window above contains:
- a CDS encoding cytochrome c biogenesis CcdA family protein gives rise to the protein MLDIGYLAAFLGGVLALLNPCNALLLPSFFAYAFSSPTMMVARTGVFYLGLAAVLVPLGAGTGGLAAILTEHRRVLIVAAGTVVIVFGLVQILGGGWTLAPVVRLQARMAQRSTWISTAGLGAAYGLAGFCSGPILGAVLTVAAAGAAPVRGGVLLAVYAAGMTAPLFLLTAAWQRFDLGHRKWLRGRAFQVGRLHLHTTSAIGGLLFVATGAVFVFFGGSTGIPAVDPRIALRGETAAAALAAHVPDTVVVLVVLAVAVLTLRCRRRHPRAGAADSTQPPDGRPAIVGGVEHSVRHTAVADPD